One stretch of Rosistilla oblonga DNA includes these proteins:
- a CDS encoding lipopolysaccharide biosynthesis protein, whose product MKRLKTAGERRVASVMIGLVICTVVSQTCAAATFLLFANSLGTADFGKLSGAMFFQQFFSTLSVSGFRNVVIRELVKHPEQQNAITGSYLFLSGGIGLVMVFLLAIASLLVPIDSGERMAYLVISIGHVGACLIPNAIYDAKGQQVRGASIAACVDVIAVMLTSALFGLEMISVPIAASLVAGKWTLVAAASLTDLAVRNADFRPSFDWSQASSLWKSARMMSIATTLNVAPLSLGVSLTRILFGAGEAGLFAIAAFVLRSHVTVIGLLTRTVFPHVVSATGETPSFARRVFAAFGGVTLLVTTAAFACSEVALAFFLPSEYQASRITIAIVLLAGTVRVAGVVGNMYLVAQYSEQALVAIAIVGVAVFAIALVIPLPVCGRNQMALALLASSATMAVNLLYRQRDSRFS is encoded by the coding sequence TTGAAACGACTCAAGACTGCAGGCGAACGTCGGGTTGCCTCGGTGATGATCGGCCTCGTGATTTGCACGGTCGTCTCGCAGACGTGCGCAGCCGCGACCTTCCTGCTATTTGCCAATTCACTCGGCACAGCAGACTTTGGCAAACTCAGCGGTGCCATGTTCTTTCAACAATTCTTTTCTACGCTCAGTGTCTCTGGATTTCGGAACGTGGTGATCCGCGAACTTGTTAAGCACCCGGAGCAACAAAACGCCATCACCGGCTCCTACTTGTTCCTTTCAGGCGGCATCGGCTTAGTGATGGTCTTCCTGCTTGCCATTGCGAGCTTGCTAGTTCCGATCGATAGCGGCGAGCGTATGGCTTACCTTGTGATCTCAATAGGACACGTCGGCGCCTGCCTTATCCCAAACGCGATTTACGACGCCAAGGGGCAACAGGTGCGCGGCGCGTCGATCGCCGCTTGCGTCGATGTGATCGCGGTCATGCTCACTTCCGCCCTCTTTGGACTGGAAATGATCTCGGTACCGATAGCTGCATCTTTGGTTGCGGGCAAATGGACTCTGGTGGCCGCCGCTTCGCTCACCGATCTCGCAGTTCGAAATGCTGATTTCCGACCGTCATTTGATTGGTCCCAAGCTAGCTCGTTGTGGAAATCCGCACGGATGATGTCGATCGCGACAACCCTAAACGTCGCACCACTATCGCTTGGGGTCTCACTGACCCGAATCCTGTTTGGCGCAGGCGAAGCGGGACTGTTTGCGATCGCTGCATTTGTACTGCGTTCTCACGTGACAGTGATTGGTCTGCTTACTCGAACTGTCTTTCCGCACGTCGTCAGTGCGACTGGTGAGACACCCTCGTTCGCACGTCGCGTGTTCGCCGCCTTTGGTGGGGTGACCTTGCTTGTCACGACCGCGGCATTTGCATGTAGCGAAGTGGCGTTAGCATTTTTCCTGCCAAGCGAATATCAGGCATCCCGAATCACGATTGCTATTGTTTTATTAGCAGGAACGGTTCGCGTGGCAGGCGTCGTCGGCAACATGTACTTGGTTGCTCAATACAGTGAACAAGCGTTAGTTGCGATCGCGATCGTGGGCGTTGCTGTATTTGCCATCGCACTTGTGATTCCTTTGCCGGTCTGCGGACGAAACCAGATGGCATTGGCTCTGCTAGCCTCCTCAGCCACCATGGCAGTCAACTTGCTCTACCGGCAGCGTGATAGTCGATTCAGTTGA
- a CDS encoding type II and III secretion system protein family protein: MPQPRKAPAAYTLNSSPPSALSAKEQRFLAERIDPERTLDVTVGRPSILRFKVPAFRDQVGDPTIVDVLSLTETELSVTGKTVGSTVLNLWFEDPSAPSGQEVLSYLVRVSEDPERSRQYDILLENLERDLNRGFPNSVVDLSYVGSQVVVRGKARDIEEATQILRIVSQSLPTEDQVEQSASVIPAVSQNPTASSLFQPNAIQPTSFQSVDGFTIDEITNAGGVESIFRGDTVTGANATQINNRVVNMLEIAGIHQVMLKVTLAEVVRDSGRSLIATTRFGVDSDDTSDISFTHTSGLGRLTFQTDQFFLRFDALKRLGMARSLSEPNLTTLSGQPANFLVGGEFPILESVSTVAAVNQNITYVPFGVQLSVLPTVTDGDRIRLQLQATISETDGGGGDDSDPSQPPSLTTRTVTSTVELRDTESLALAGLIRSSLSSSSARVPFLGDLPYVGNLFSQKSSDFQEQELMVIVTPYLVSPLPATMPLPLPGSDTFEPDDLDFFLRGLMYGTIPEDYRTPVRSDVSKMHAFRRSEQKYIIGMPGHASGRPLPDCASPANQLLREVP; this comes from the coding sequence ATGCCGCAGCCGCGCAAAGCACCTGCCGCGTACACGCTCAATTCTTCGCCACCCAGCGCGTTGAGTGCGAAAGAGCAGCGTTTTCTTGCGGAACGGATCGATCCCGAACGGACGCTCGACGTGACCGTCGGCCGCCCCTCGATTCTGCGTTTTAAAGTGCCCGCGTTTCGCGACCAGGTTGGCGATCCCACGATCGTCGATGTGTTGAGTCTGACCGAAACGGAACTGAGCGTCACCGGGAAAACGGTCGGTTCGACCGTGTTGAACCTGTGGTTCGAAGACCCTAGTGCTCCGAGCGGCCAAGAGGTACTGAGCTACCTGGTCCGAGTCTCCGAGGATCCAGAACGCTCGCGGCAGTACGATATCCTGTTGGAAAATTTGGAACGCGACCTCAATCGAGGTTTTCCCAACAGCGTGGTCGACTTGAGCTACGTCGGTTCTCAGGTTGTGGTGCGTGGCAAAGCACGCGATATCGAAGAGGCAACCCAGATCTTGCGGATCGTATCGCAGAGTTTGCCTACCGAGGATCAGGTCGAGCAATCGGCGAGCGTTATCCCCGCTGTGTCCCAAAATCCCACTGCGTCGAGTTTGTTCCAGCCCAATGCGATCCAGCCCACGTCGTTTCAGTCGGTCGATGGATTTACGATCGATGAGATCACCAATGCGGGCGGGGTGGAGTCGATATTTCGTGGCGACACGGTCACCGGTGCCAACGCCACCCAGATCAACAACCGCGTGGTCAACATGCTGGAGATCGCGGGCATCCATCAGGTGATGTTGAAGGTCACCTTGGCGGAAGTCGTTCGCGATTCGGGACGCAGTCTGATCGCCACCACACGGTTCGGCGTCGATTCGGACGACACCAGCGACATCAGCTTTACACACACATCGGGACTGGGGCGACTGACCTTTCAAACCGATCAATTTTTCTTGCGATTCGACGCGCTCAAGCGACTGGGAATGGCGCGTTCGCTCTCCGAACCCAACCTCACCACGCTCAGCGGCCAGCCGGCGAATTTCCTCGTCGGCGGCGAGTTCCCGATCCTCGAATCGGTATCGACTGTCGCCGCGGTAAACCAGAACATCACCTACGTTCCGTTTGGCGTTCAGTTGTCCGTCCTGCCGACCGTCACCGATGGGGATCGGATCCGGTTGCAGTTGCAGGCGACGATCTCCGAGACCGACGGCGGCGGCGGTGACGACAGCGATCCGAGCCAACCACCGAGCCTGACAACGCGGACGGTCACATCGACGGTGGAATTACGCGACACCGAATCATTGGCGCTTGCTGGTTTGATTCGAAGCTCATTGAGCAGCTCCTCCGCCCGAGTGCCCTTCCTCGGCGACCTGCCGTACGTTGGCAACCTGTTCTCGCAGAAGTCTTCCGATTTCCAGGAACAGGAATTGATGGTCATCGTGACGCCTTATTTGGTTTCACCTCTTCCCGCCACGATGCCGTTGCCCCTGCCCGGGAGCGACACCTTTGAACCGGACGATCTCGATTTTTTCCTACGAGGATTGATGTACGGCACCATCCCCGAGGACTATCGCACGCCGGTACGCAGCGATGTGTCAAAGATGCACGCATTCCGCCGCAGCGAACAAAAATACATCATTGGAATGCCCGGCCATGCGTCCGGCCGCCCGTTGCCCGATTGTGCATCGCCCGCCAACCAGCTGCTGCGTGAGGTCCCCTGA
- a CDS encoding tetratricopeptide repeat protein: protein MIKPQILGLVLLCTLGCAGLPRWDRSGLSRVPSETKPSPTNSKVLADPSDQELAIAWETAQLAEQRGMDREAIEAYLEVRKHDPTKPDVAHALAVLYDRSGMTDAASREYKTALQQRPNNPDLHCDYGYFLYSTGDYSGAEASLREALRLQPDHTQATINLAVVIGAHGRYDEAQALFTEAIGPAAAMHNIGMLRLRAGEVEAAKSLLAEASRRDPSIDVGQPVLDRLAASPQFATAPEGSSFAVPPAGNPIR, encoded by the coding sequence ATGATCAAACCGCAAATACTGGGACTGGTGCTGCTTTGTACCCTCGGTTGCGCTGGCTTGCCGCGTTGGGACCGCAGCGGCCTATCACGCGTCCCGAGCGAAACGAAGCCATCGCCGACGAATTCCAAGGTGCTTGCCGATCCTAGCGATCAAGAGCTTGCAATCGCGTGGGAGACCGCTCAGCTGGCCGAACAGCGTGGGATGGATCGCGAGGCGATCGAAGCCTATCTGGAGGTCCGCAAGCACGATCCGACGAAGCCCGATGTCGCCCATGCCTTGGCGGTTCTTTACGACCGATCGGGGATGACCGACGCAGCTTCACGCGAATACAAAACAGCGTTGCAGCAGCGTCCCAACAATCCCGATCTGCATTGCGACTACGGCTATTTCCTCTATTCAACCGGCGACTATAGCGGAGCCGAGGCGAGTTTGCGGGAAGCTTTGCGGCTGCAACCCGATCACACGCAAGCGACGATCAATCTAGCGGTGGTGATTGGAGCTCATGGTCGATACGACGAAGCCCAAGCGTTGTTTACCGAGGCGATTGGTCCGGCAGCCGCGATGCATAACATCGGAATGCTGCGTCTGCGGGCTGGCGAAGTCGAAGCTGCAAAGTCGCTGCTGGCCGAAGCGAGTCGCCGCGATCCGAGTATCGATGTCGGCCAGCCAGTGCTCGATCGATTGGCGGCCTCTCCGCAATTCGCCACGGCTCCAGAGGGGAGCAGTTTCGCGGTCCCACCAGCCGGCAATCCGATACGTTGA